In the bacterium genome, one interval contains:
- a CDS encoding Hsp33 family molecular chaperone HslO has product MATNGQGGELLRTLTSDGGVAIRTLEATDLVAEAARPHQLGPLATQALGRVLIGAILLGAGGKDDETVQLRFNGNGPLGTLLAVADENARVRGYASRPLADLPLRGGELDVAGGIGLGELSVVRHRRGWRQPYTGIVPIVSGEVGEDLALYLTESEQTPSAVGLGVALGPKGEIVGAGGFLAQALPGASDETVARLEDNVAALPPPSRLCRGHGGAQAMVDVLVDGLGGQALMRQAAAFRCHCDEERVIAAVALLGRDEAEALRVAGGPVEVRCEFCAEVYHIDPDRVRALFPDA; this is encoded by the coding sequence ATGGCGACGAACGGGCAGGGAGGCGAGCTGCTACGCACGCTGACGAGTGACGGCGGTGTGGCGATCCGTACGCTCGAAGCGACCGACCTGGTGGCCGAGGCGGCCCGCCCCCACCAGCTGGGCCCACTCGCCACCCAGGCCCTCGGCCGCGTGCTGATCGGCGCAATCCTGCTCGGGGCCGGCGGCAAGGACGACGAGACGGTCCAGCTGCGTTTCAACGGAAACGGCCCGCTGGGAACGCTGCTCGCGGTCGCCGACGAGAACGCCCGCGTGCGCGGCTATGCGTCTCGCCCCTTGGCGGATCTTCCGCTGCGCGGTGGCGAGCTCGATGTCGCGGGGGGCATCGGCCTGGGCGAGCTCTCGGTCGTGCGTCACCGCCGCGGCTGGCGCCAACCCTATACCGGCATCGTCCCGATCGTGTCAGGTGAAGTTGGCGAAGACCTGGCCTTGTACCTCACCGAAAGCGAGCAAACGCCTTCGGCGGTGGGCCTGGGCGTTGCACTCGGGCCCAAGGGAGAAATCGTGGGCGCGGGCGGCTTCCTCGCCCAGGCGCTACCAGGCGCCTCGGACGAAACCGTGGCCCGATTGGAAGACAACGTTGCCGCACTGCCGCCTCCCTCTCGTCTTTGCCGTGGGCATGGCGGTGCCCAGGCCATGGTCGACGTTCTCGTGGACGGCCTCGGAGGCCAGGCCCTCATGCGTCAGGCGGCCGCGTTCCGTTGCCATTGCGATGAAGAGCGGGTCATCGCGGCCGTTGCCCTGCTGGGCCGGGACGAGGCCGAAGCCCTGCGAGTGGCAGGCGGTCCGGTCGAGGTACGCTGCGAATTCTGCGCCGAGGTCTACCACATCGATCCGGACCGGGTCCGGGCCCTCTTCCCCGATGCGTAG
- a CDS encoding HAMP domain-containing histidine kinase, with the protein MLARLRLVFVLLALGLAVPGFLLVRRALDGVAVEQAGRHRAVAERVFDEMERTLSVFLQVEEERPVGHYRYVWTPVGSQPGVLLRSPLAAPSPEAFVIGHFEVDAQGVVHTPLRPGPGDARGSEPLPSPAAEAAAERVLGLARRAWPNAAPPERAEEKQAPGTTVAVGLAAKKDRELRKEVDEDSSLGGAYDALQSLNRGAALRQKRSQKVVEVAEAAPASEEVVVPMGGRSTGAFAAAPSAPQVQDAMPSTLGITVGDTGAFADGYVEEDTPTLAEPSETETQRFEPSLPRPVARQVAKASSAPGALIVDPIQGFRLDETHLVLHRTIWRGTQAMRQGLILDTGALETVLLSTALAGLPSVEARLVFPGVETAPSSEGAFSYRHRFAEPFDALAVDLSLPLLAGGSGARTIYGLSLALVLAGSLGLVAVYRMVAVAIGFAERRSNFVAAVSHELKTPLTAIRMYGEMLRDGMVPTEEKRHEYYGTITAESERLSRLIDNVLEFSRLQRGSREMSWVVGDLGPVVREASEVLRPHAEAQGFDLDVEIAPELPGVRFDRDAVLQILFNLVDNALKYAKDARQKKVSILLERDEGGVLLTVRDRGPGVPPASQKRIFEPFHREENELTRRAQGTGIGLSLVKGLAEQMGAALRTSNAEGGGFSVGLAFTTSTNATSGLRRRSHPARAGRGRRRPGSARCLPSWTGH; encoded by the coding sequence ATGCTGGCGCGTCTCCGTCTGGTGTTCGTTCTATTGGCCTTGGGCCTTGCGGTTCCCGGTTTTCTTCTCGTGCGCCGTGCCCTCGACGGTGTCGCTGTCGAGCAGGCCGGGAGACATCGCGCCGTGGCAGAGCGCGTCTTCGACGAGATGGAACGCACTCTCTCGGTCTTCCTCCAGGTAGAGGAGGAGCGACCTGTCGGCCACTACCGCTATGTGTGGACTCCGGTCGGAAGCCAGCCGGGAGTGTTGTTGCGTTCACCGCTAGCGGCACCGTCACCCGAGGCTTTCGTGATCGGGCACTTCGAAGTGGATGCCCAGGGCGTCGTGCATACGCCTCTTCGCCCGGGCCCGGGAGACGCCCGCGGAAGTGAGCCTCTCCCTTCGCCCGCTGCGGAAGCCGCCGCCGAGCGAGTGCTCGGCCTGGCTCGTCGCGCCTGGCCGAACGCTGCGCCACCGGAGCGCGCGGAGGAAAAGCAGGCGCCCGGGACGACCGTCGCGGTAGGCCTTGCGGCGAAGAAGGATCGCGAACTGCGCAAGGAGGTCGATGAGGACAGCTCGCTAGGGGGTGCCTATGACGCTTTGCAATCGCTGAATCGAGGCGCAGCCTTGCGTCAGAAGCGCAGTCAGAAGGTGGTCGAGGTGGCCGAGGCGGCGCCGGCTAGCGAGGAAGTCGTGGTTCCCATGGGAGGTCGAAGTACGGGTGCTTTTGCAGCCGCTCCGTCTGCCCCGCAGGTTCAGGATGCAATGCCATCCACGTTGGGCATCACGGTTGGAGATACCGGTGCCTTCGCAGACGGGTATGTGGAGGAGGATACTCCGACCCTTGCGGAACCTTCGGAAACGGAGACACAACGCTTCGAACCCAGCTTACCAAGGCCCGTCGCACGACAGGTCGCCAAGGCCAGCTCGGCACCCGGCGCTCTCATCGTCGATCCGATCCAGGGTTTCCGCCTCGACGAGACGCATCTCGTCCTTCACCGCACGATCTGGCGCGGTACCCAGGCGATGCGCCAGGGCCTGATCCTCGATACAGGAGCCCTCGAGACGGTACTGCTCAGCACGGCTCTCGCGGGGTTGCCGAGCGTGGAGGCGCGTCTGGTCTTCCCTGGCGTGGAAACGGCGCCGTCTTCCGAAGGGGCGTTCAGCTATCGGCACCGTTTCGCAGAGCCCTTCGATGCGCTCGCCGTCGATCTGAGCCTGCCGTTGTTGGCTGGGGGCTCTGGCGCCCGGACGATCTACGGGCTCAGCCTCGCATTGGTTCTTGCGGGTTCGCTTGGGTTGGTCGCCGTCTACCGGATGGTGGCGGTTGCGATCGGCTTCGCGGAACGCCGCAGCAACTTCGTGGCTGCGGTTTCCCACGAGCTGAAAACGCCGCTTACGGCGATCCGCATGTACGGCGAAATGCTGCGTGATGGCATGGTGCCGACCGAAGAAAAGCGCCACGAGTACTACGGTACGATCACCGCCGAGTCCGAGCGCCTGTCTCGCCTGATCGACAACGTACTCGAGTTCTCGAGGCTTCAGCGCGGTAGTCGCGAGATGAGTTGGGTTGTCGGCGATCTCGGCCCCGTCGTTCGGGAGGCCAGCGAAGTTCTCCGGCCTCATGCCGAAGCGCAGGGTTTCGATCTGGATGTCGAGATCGCCCCCGAGCTACCTGGCGTGCGATTCGACCGGGATGCCGTGCTGCAGATCCTGTTCAACCTGGTCGACAATGCACTGAAATACGCCAAGGATGCTCGGCAGAAGAAGGTGAGCATCCTTCTCGAGCGCGACGAGGGCGGCGTGCTGTTGACCGTCCGAGATCGTGGCCCTGGCGTGCCGCCGGCAAGTCAGAAACGCATCTTCGAGCCATTCCACCGGGAGGAGAACGAACTCACCCGCCGCGCCCAGGGCACGGGCATCGGCCTCTCCCTCGTCAAAGGCCTGGCGGAGCAGATGGGTGCCGCCCTACGCACCAGCAACGCCGAAGGCGGCGGCTTCAGCGTAGGCCTGGCCTTCACCACCTCGACCAACGCAACCAGCGGGCTTCGTAGGCGATCACATCCAGCGAGAGCGGGCCGTGGGCGCCGTAGACCAGGGTCTGCTCGATGTCTGCCGTCTTGGACGGGCCACTGA
- a CDS encoding lactate utilization protein, translating into MTNPLELGARGGLGDPGRLTRHDAAAFDLRTRRDAAAAEVPDWEALRERAAAIKAHSLDHLDAYLEEFETQATRAGAVVHWAEDATSLQRIVGGLLEERGAQRVVKSKSMLTEECGLNPYLEARGIQVVDTDLGERIVQLYREPPSHLIVPAIHRSREEIGELFHRHMGTPRGETSPERLTGAARRDLRARFLAAQATITGVNFAVAESGSIVVVTNEGNADLGMSLPRLHVACVGIEKLVPRMEDLPVFLRLLARSATGQPISAYTSVVTGPRPGAELHIVLVDNGRTGLLAQENHRSALACIRCGACLNTCPVYRRSGGHAYPGPIPGPIGSVLAPAMRAEGAALVHASSLCGSCTAVCPVRIDLHDQLLTWRTERIRRWTPASSASRLAAWVMARPGWFRFASGIARSIWPILRRRFPGNPAHGWLRTRELPRHPGPSFATRWRREREKG; encoded by the coding sequence GTGACGAATCCCCTCGAACTCGGCGCGCGGGGCGGACTCGGAGACCCGGGGCGGCTCACGCGTCATGATGCCGCGGCCTTCGACCTGCGCACGCGACGGGATGCAGCCGCGGCGGAAGTCCCCGACTGGGAAGCCTTGCGCGAGCGCGCAGCGGCGATCAAGGCCCACAGCCTCGACCACCTCGATGCCTACCTCGAGGAATTCGAGACACAAGCGACCCGAGCTGGCGCAGTGGTTCACTGGGCCGAGGATGCGACTTCTCTGCAGCGCATCGTGGGTGGCTTGCTCGAAGAGCGCGGCGCGCAACGAGTCGTCAAGAGCAAATCCATGCTCACCGAAGAATGCGGGCTCAACCCCTACCTCGAAGCGCGGGGGATCCAGGTCGTGGACACCGATCTGGGCGAGCGAATCGTCCAGCTCTACCGCGAGCCGCCTTCGCATCTCATCGTGCCCGCCATCCACCGATCGCGTGAAGAAATCGGTGAACTCTTTCATCGGCATATGGGAACGCCACGCGGCGAGACCTCGCCGGAGCGGCTCACCGGCGCAGCTCGGCGGGATCTTCGCGCGCGCTTCCTTGCGGCCCAGGCGACGATCACCGGTGTGAACTTTGCGGTGGCTGAAAGCGGATCGATCGTGGTGGTCACCAATGAGGGCAACGCCGATCTCGGCATGAGCCTGCCGCGTCTGCATGTGGCTTGTGTCGGAATCGAAAAGCTGGTCCCGCGCATGGAGGATCTTCCGGTCTTCCTGCGTCTGCTCGCCCGAAGCGCGACGGGCCAGCCGATTTCAGCCTACACGAGCGTGGTCACCGGCCCTCGCCCCGGGGCGGAGTTGCACATCGTGCTCGTGGACAACGGAAGGACCGGGCTTCTCGCCCAGGAGAACCACCGAAGCGCCCTCGCCTGCATTCGCTGCGGTGCGTGCCTCAACACCTGCCCCGTCTATCGGCGATCCGGCGGTCATGCCTACCCGGGCCCGATTCCCGGCCCCATCGGCTCTGTCCTCGCGCCAGCCATGCGGGCCGAGGGCGCAGCACTGGTCCACGCATCCTCGTTATGCGGAAGCTGTACGGCGGTTTGTCCCGTTCGCATCGACCTCCATGATCAGCTGCTCACTTGGCGAACAGAGAGGATTCGACGCTGGACCCCGGCATCCAGCGCCTCCCGTCTGGCGGCGTGGGTCATGGCGCGTCCCGGTTGGTTCCGTTTCGCCAGCGGGATCGCTCGGAGCATCTGGCCCATCCTGCGTCGGCGCTTCCCCGGCAACCCGGCCCATGGCTGGCTGCGCACCCGGGAGCTTCCGCGCCATCCGGGGCCGAGTTTCGCGACGCGTTGGCGCCGGGAACGGGAGAAAGGATGA
- a CDS encoding (Fe-S)-binding protein — translation MIRPVALFIPCYVDQLAPEVGMASVRVLERAGCEVSYESEQTCCGQPFLNMGEASAAANLAERHLRQFEGHETIVCPSGSCVATVRNRYGELGIGLDEADRVQRRNTFELGEFLVRELGTTSLGARFEHRVAVLPSCHGLRELGLGSPSELPGASEPAPIDILLDAVAGLVRVPSDRDECCGFGGMFAVKFPEVSARMGRARLREWADAGAEYVTSTDVSCLLHLDGLRRREGYGPQPIHLAEILAAGDDA, via the coding sequence ATGATCCGGCCCGTCGCGCTCTTCATTCCTTGTTATGTCGACCAGCTGGCACCGGAGGTCGGAATGGCCAGCGTCCGTGTTCTGGAACGCGCCGGCTGTGAGGTGAGCTACGAGTCGGAGCAGACATGTTGCGGCCAGCCCTTCTTGAACATGGGCGAAGCGAGCGCCGCGGCAAACCTCGCGGAGAGGCACCTGCGCCAGTTCGAGGGCCATGAGACCATCGTCTGCCCTTCCGGAAGTTGCGTTGCCACGGTACGCAACCGCTACGGCGAACTCGGAATCGGCCTCGACGAAGCCGATCGAGTCCAGCGCCGGAACACCTTCGAGCTGGGAGAATTCCTCGTGCGCGAACTGGGCACGACCTCGCTCGGCGCCCGCTTCGAGCACCGGGTCGCGGTGCTGCCGAGCTGCCATGGCCTGCGGGAGCTCGGCCTTGGCTCGCCGAGTGAGCTGCCGGGGGCGTCCGAGCCGGCACCGATCGACATCCTCCTCGATGCGGTCGCCGGGCTCGTCCGCGTACCCTCGGACCGCGACGAATGCTGTGGTTTCGGAGGGATGTTTGCCGTGAAATTCCCAGAAGTCTCAGCACGCATGGGCCGCGCCCGGCTGCGTGAATGGGCCGATGCGGGCGCAGAATACGTGACGAGCACCGACGTCAGCTGCCTCTTGCACCTGGACGGATTGCGACGCCGGGAGGGCTACGGACCCCAGCCGATCCATCTTGCCGAGATTCTCGCCGCGGGTGACGACGCGTGA
- the rmuC gene encoding DNA recombination protein RmuC: MCAGMLAVMLGRLRRDPTEALASRFDQVNTAQERTERVLRDELARNREEFSQGTRHLREEVGGAIRVVSETVEKRLEIVRGVIDRRLQYIQAENEKKLDAIRATVDEKLQGTLEKRLGDSFRLVSERLEAVHKGLGEMQGLATGVGDLKKVLTNVKTRGAWGEVQLESLLDQMLAPGQWEKQVQVKRASAERVDFGVRMPGPDGDEGDPVWLPIDAKFPQEDYLRLIEAHERGDVTAEDEAAKALEARLRAEARSIRDKYISPPKTTDFALLFLPTEGLYAEVLRRPGLVEALQNDMRVNVAGPTTLAALLNSLQLGFRTLAIQKRSADVWKLLGAVKGQYGKFGELLAKVDKKLAEASNTIGQATERSELIQKRLGKVEELPEQEGRMLLPDADEGESEPE; this comes from the coding sequence ATGTGCGCCGGGATGTTGGCGGTGATGCTCGGGCGCCTGCGCAGGGACCCGACCGAGGCCCTCGCCTCGCGCTTCGATCAGGTGAACACCGCCCAGGAGCGCACGGAGCGCGTGCTCCGCGACGAACTGGCGCGCAACCGCGAGGAGTTCAGCCAGGGCACGCGGCACTTGCGCGAGGAAGTCGGCGGGGCGATTCGTGTCGTCAGCGAGACCGTCGAGAAGCGACTCGAAATCGTGCGGGGCGTCATCGATCGCCGCCTCCAGTACATCCAGGCCGAAAACGAGAAAAAGCTCGACGCCATCCGTGCGACCGTGGACGAGAAACTGCAGGGAACCCTGGAGAAGCGGCTCGGCGATTCCTTCCGGCTGGTGAGCGAGCGGCTCGAGGCCGTACACAAGGGCCTCGGTGAGATGCAGGGCCTTGCAACGGGAGTGGGCGATCTCAAGAAAGTCCTCACGAACGTGAAGACCCGCGGCGCCTGGGGCGAGGTGCAGCTGGAATCGCTGCTCGATCAGATGCTGGCACCCGGGCAATGGGAGAAGCAGGTCCAGGTGAAGCGGGCGAGCGCGGAGCGCGTCGACTTCGGCGTCCGTATGCCCGGCCCGGACGGCGACGAGGGCGATCCCGTGTGGCTCCCGATCGATGCCAAGTTCCCTCAGGAGGACTACCTGCGCTTGATCGAAGCCCACGAGCGCGGCGATGTGACGGCCGAGGACGAAGCGGCCAAGGCCCTCGAGGCACGGCTGCGCGCCGAAGCACGCTCGATCCGAGACAAATACATCAGCCCACCCAAGACGACGGATTTCGCACTGCTCTTCCTCCCCACCGAGGGTCTTTATGCGGAGGTGCTCCGAAGGCCTGGGCTGGTCGAGGCCCTGCAGAACGACATGCGGGTAAACGTTGCGGGCCCCACCACGTTGGCCGCGCTGCTCAACAGCCTTCAGCTGGGCTTCCGAACCCTCGCAATCCAGAAACGAAGCGCCGATGTGTGGAAATTGCTGGGCGCCGTGAAGGGGCAGTACGGAAAGTTCGGAGAGCTGTTGGCAAAGGTCGACAAGAAGCTCGCAGAGGCATCGAATACGATCGGGCAGGCAACCGAGCGGTCCGAGTTGATCCAGAAGCGCCTCGGGAAGGTGGAGGAGCTTCCCGAGCAGGAGGGGAGGATGCTACTTCCGGATGCGGACGAAGGAGAATCGGAGCCCGAGTGA
- a CDS encoding PPOX class F420-dependent oxidoreductase encodes MSRREQIRMTEEEQREFLAKGHTIIISSIGKDGVPHPMPMWFGVEDDGAIVMSTFTKSQKIKNLERDPRVSLLVEDGEAYNELRGVVIYGTAELVRDDDEVVEILMRINSKSLPESVDADALRASLRATAPKRTGIRIRPDRVVNWDHRKLGGTY; translated from the coding sequence ATGTCCCGACGAGAACAGATCCGCATGACCGAGGAAGAACAACGCGAATTCCTCGCCAAAGGTCACACGATCATCATCAGCTCGATCGGCAAGGATGGGGTGCCTCACCCGATGCCGATGTGGTTCGGTGTCGAAGATGACGGCGCGATCGTGATGAGCACCTTTACGAAGAGCCAGAAGATCAAGAACCTCGAACGAGATCCCCGGGTGAGCTTGCTCGTGGAGGATGGCGAGGCGTACAACGAGCTGCGCGGTGTCGTCATCTACGGAACCGCGGAACTGGTGCGGGATGACGACGAAGTCGTCGAGATTCTCATGCGGATCAATTCGAAGAGCCTTCCCGAGAGTGTCGATGCCGACGCACTTCGAGCTTCGCTTCGTGCCACCGCTCCAAAGCGTACCGGCATCCGCATTCGGCCCGACCGCGTCGTCAACTGGGATCACCGCAAGCTCGGCGGCACCTACTGA
- a CDS encoding YjbQ family protein, with protein sequence MIERLVLTVSGAGLHEFTEQVESVVSGSAVQEGLCTLFVQHTSASLLIQENVDPSARRDLEAWLDRLVPEADPLYTHTLEGPDDMPAHIKAALTATSLAIPVLGGRLGLGTWQGVFLWEHRRGRSERHVLIHLSP encoded by the coding sequence GTGATCGAGCGTCTGGTTCTCACCGTCTCCGGGGCCGGACTGCATGAGTTCACGGAGCAGGTGGAGAGCGTCGTTTCAGGCTCCGCTGTCCAGGAGGGCCTGTGCACGCTCTTCGTCCAGCACACGTCGGCGAGCCTCTTGATCCAGGAGAATGTGGACCCCTCCGCCCGGCGGGATCTCGAAGCCTGGCTCGACCGGCTGGTGCCCGAGGCCGATCCGCTCTACACACATACCCTCGAAGGGCCGGACGATATGCCGGCCCATATCAAGGCGGCGCTGACGGCGACTTCCCTGGCCATTCCGGTCCTCGGCGGTCGGCTCGGCCTCGGCACCTGGCAAGGCGTCTTCTTGTGGGAGCACCGCCGAGGACGATCCGAGCGGCACGTCCTGATCCATCTCAGCCCGTAG
- the mazG gene encoding nucleoside triphosphate pyrophosphohydrolase codes for MQGELHREVPSAGVVTIVDSKVAPMDRLLALMARLRDPENGCPWDLEQRFETIAPYTIEEAYEVDDAIRRGDRSELRDELGDLLFQVVFHARMAEEAGDFAFSDVVDAVCEKMERRHPHVFGAAPAGDATHQTRRWEEIKAEERRQKGDPGVPLALPALTRAAKLQRRALNMGRPELLTSRGAATFGDRLFAMVSEARLAGLDPEQALREANADFEGALDAPRSEE; via the coding sequence ATGCAAGGAGAGCTACACCGGGAAGTACCTTCGGCGGGTGTTGTAACCATCGTGGACTCGAAGGTGGCGCCCATGGATCGGCTTCTCGCGCTGATGGCGAGGCTGCGGGATCCGGAGAACGGTTGCCCCTGGGATCTGGAGCAGCGCTTCGAAACGATTGCGCCCTACACGATCGAAGAAGCCTATGAGGTCGATGATGCGATCCGTCGCGGCGACCGATCGGAGCTTCGCGATGAGCTCGGCGACTTGTTGTTTCAGGTCGTCTTCCACGCACGCATGGCGGAAGAGGCGGGGGACTTCGCGTTCTCGGATGTCGTCGATGCGGTTTGTGAGAAGATGGAGCGACGACATCCCCACGTATTCGGCGCGGCTCCGGCCGGAGATGCGACCCACCAAACCCGGCGGTGGGAAGAGATCAAGGCGGAGGAGCGCCGCCAGAAAGGCGATCCGGGGGTTCCGCTCGCTCTTCCGGCATTGACCCGAGCAGCAAAGCTTCAACGACGCGCGTTGAATATGGGTCGTCCCGAACTATTGACCTCTCGCGGAGCTGCGACCTTCGGAGATCGACTCTTTGCAATGGTCTCGGAGGCCCGCTTGGCGGGGCTGGATCCGGAGCAAGCGCTGCGCGAGGCCAATGCGGATTTCGAAGGGGCGTTGGATGCCCCGAGGTCGGAGGAGTGA
- a CDS encoding response regulator transcription factor, with protein sequence MKTTEQETKARILVIEDEPAIQSGLCDVLAFHGHAPTGADTGEDGLREGMVGQYDLVLLDIMLPGKSGFDVCEELRAELPRLPILMLTARGSEEDVVRGFRCGSDDYVTKPFSIAELMARVDALLRRASNRVAVRAAPFSLGGVQVDPERRVAMVGEGEIELSKREIELMALLAQERGRIVSRRTLLQEVWGFDRPERLETRTVDMHIANLRKKLGEARDVIETVRGEGYRVAG encoded by the coding sequence ATGAAGACGACCGAACAAGAGACGAAGGCGCGCATCCTGGTGATCGAGGACGAGCCCGCCATCCAGAGCGGCCTCTGCGACGTGCTGGCCTTCCATGGCCATGCGCCGACCGGGGCAGACACGGGCGAGGATGGCTTGCGAGAGGGCATGGTCGGCCAATACGACCTGGTCCTTCTCGATATCATGCTTCCGGGCAAGAGCGGCTTCGATGTCTGCGAGGAGTTGCGCGCGGAGCTTCCGCGCTTGCCCATCCTGATGCTGACGGCTCGTGGTTCGGAAGAGGACGTGGTTCGCGGTTTCCGATGCGGAAGCGATGACTACGTGACGAAACCCTTTTCGATCGCCGAGCTGATGGCCCGGGTCGACGCGCTCCTGCGCCGTGCCTCGAACAGGGTCGCGGTGCGAGCTGCACCGTTTTCACTCGGTGGCGTCCAGGTGGATCCAGAACGTCGCGTCGCCATGGTTGGAGAAGGCGAGATCGAGCTTTCCAAACGCGAGATCGAGCTGATGGCCCTGCTGGCCCAGGAGCGAGGGCGGATCGTCAGCAGGCGTACGCTTCTTCAGGAAGTCTGGGGTTTCGATCGCCCGGAGAGGTTGGAGACACGAACCGTCGATATGCACATCGCCAACCTCAGAAAGAAGCTCGGCGAGGCGCGAGACGTGATCGAGACCGTCCGCGGTGAAGGCTATCGGGTCGCGGGCTGA